The Rhodocytophaga rosea genome has a segment encoding these proteins:
- a CDS encoding (Fe-S)-binding protein, whose translation MDYISQVLFVMCLLVAGYFLTKRINRIRKNIQLGKAEDRSDNPAERFKIMALIALGQKKMFDKPIVGLMHLVIYLGFIIINLEILEIILDGILGTHRLFAPYLGGLYIYLIIIFEFLAVGVIVTCVIFLIRRNILKIRRFWAYEITKWPRTDANIILITEILLMLAFLSWNASDSILQQREVGHYAGINAGPFAFSQWLMPLFTGWSDSAIMVYERFAWWFHILGILTFAIYVTYSKHLHIALAFPNTYFSKLAPKGKLQNMPVVTNEVKQMLGIPADPALETAPETPQPETPVEIGRFGAKDINDLTWKHLMDAYSCTECGRCTAACPANITGKKLSPRKIMMDTRDRMEEVGRSLEKGGPGLEDGKSLIDSYVTREELLACTTCNACVSACPVNINPLDIIIELRRYMAMEDAKVPGSWNAMFSNIENNMAPWKFSPSDRFNWADKLKETPQNGQ comes from the coding sequence ATGGATTATATAAGTCAGGTACTCTTTGTGATGTGTTTACTGGTTGCAGGCTATTTCCTGACCAAACGCATCAACCGGATACGCAAAAATATACAGCTGGGTAAGGCAGAAGACCGGAGCGATAACCCGGCAGAACGGTTTAAAATAATGGCGCTGATTGCACTGGGTCAGAAAAAAATGTTCGACAAACCAATTGTTGGTCTGATGCACCTGGTTATTTATCTGGGTTTTATCATCATTAACCTCGAAATTCTGGAAATCATCCTGGATGGTATACTGGGTACCCATCGCTTGTTTGCGCCTTATTTAGGTGGTTTATATATATATCTTATAATTATTTTTGAGTTTCTGGCAGTAGGAGTAATTGTCACCTGCGTTATTTTTCTCATTCGCAGAAATATATTAAAAATCCGTCGCTTTTGGGCATATGAAATTACTAAGTGGCCTCGTACAGATGCCAATATTATTTTGATTACTGAAATTCTGCTGATGCTTGCCTTTCTGAGCTGGAATGCCTCTGATAGCATTCTGCAGCAGAGAGAAGTTGGCCACTACGCAGGAATCAATGCAGGTCCGTTTGCATTCAGCCAGTGGCTTATGCCGCTGTTTACCGGCTGGAGTGATTCAGCAATAATGGTATATGAACGCTTTGCCTGGTGGTTTCATATTCTGGGGATTCTCACATTTGCTATTTATGTAACGTATTCCAAGCATTTGCACATTGCACTGGCATTCCCGAATACCTATTTCTCGAAACTGGCACCAAAGGGTAAACTTCAGAATATGCCGGTAGTAACCAACGAAGTAAAGCAGATGCTGGGTATTCCGGCAGATCCCGCTTTGGAAACAGCTCCTGAAACGCCTCAGCCCGAAACACCTGTCGAAATTGGCCGCTTTGGTGCAAAAGATATAAATGACCTAACCTGGAAACACTTGATGGATGCCTATAGCTGCACAGAATGTGGCCGCTGTACAGCTGCTTGCCCGGCGAATATCACAGGGAAAAAATTATCTCCCCGAAAGATTATGATGGATACCCGTGACCGTATGGAAGAAGTAGGCAGAAGTTTAGAAAAAGGAGGTCCAGGTCTGGAAGATGGCAAGTCACTGATAGATAGCTATGTTACTAGAGAGGAGTTGCTGGCTTGTACTACCTGTAATGCTTGTGTATCTGCCTGTCCGGTAAATATCAATCCTCTGGATATTATTATAGAACTGCGGCGCTACATGGCCATGGAAGACGCTAAAGTTCCCGGTTCATGGAATGCTATGTTTTCGAATATAGAAAACAATATGGCTCCCTGGAAATTTTCGCCTTCTGACCGCTTCAACTGGGCAGACAAACTGAAAGAAACCCCGCAAAACGGCCAATAA
- a CDS encoding (Fe-S)-binding protein yields MNPTTYNVPTLAEMIAEGKEPEILFWVGCAGSFDDRYKAVTIAFVKILNAVGINFAVLGPEENCTGDPARRAGNDFLFQMQAIANIQVLNGYNVKKIVTACPHCFNTIKNEYPELGGNYEIIHHSTFLQQLINQGRIKLQGGGEFKGKRITYHDSCYLGRANKIYEAPREVLAALDADLVEMKRSRAKGLCCGAGGSQMFKEAEPGSKEINIERTEEALATGATVIASACPFCMTMLTDGVKNKEKETQVKVYDIAELIARAEKL; encoded by the coding sequence ATGAATCCAACAACTTATAACGTGCCTACCCTGGCAGAAATGATAGCTGAAGGGAAAGAACCCGAAATACTATTCTGGGTAGGTTGTGCCGGCTCTTTCGATGACCGGTATAAAGCCGTAACCATTGCTTTCGTAAAAATCCTGAATGCAGTAGGAATAAACTTTGCCGTATTGGGTCCGGAAGAAAACTGCACTGGCGATCCTGCCAGAAGGGCTGGTAACGATTTTCTGTTTCAGATGCAAGCCATTGCTAATATCCAGGTGTTGAATGGATATAATGTAAAAAAGATCGTAACCGCTTGTCCGCATTGTTTTAATACGATTAAAAATGAATATCCGGAACTAGGCGGTAACTATGAGATAATTCATCATTCTACATTTTTACAACAGCTTATTAACCAAGGACGCATCAAGTTACAGGGTGGTGGAGAGTTTAAAGGCAAGCGCATTACCTATCATGATTCTTGTTACTTGGGACGAGCCAATAAAATTTATGAAGCGCCCAGAGAAGTGCTGGCTGCACTTGATGCAGATTTAGTAGAAATGAAACGTTCCCGTGCCAAAGGTTTATGCTGTGGAGCAGGTGGTTCGCAAATGTTTAAAGAAGCAGAGCCAGGAAGTAAAGAGATAAATATTGAAAGAACCGAAGAAGCGCTGGCTACTGGTGCCACTGTGATCGCTTCTGCCTGCCCCTTCTGTATGACCATGCTCACAGATGGCGTAAAAAACAAAGAAAAAGAGACACAAGTAAAAGTTTATGATATTGCGGAACTCATTGCCAGAGCAGAAAAGTTATAA
- a CDS encoding OmpA family protein: protein MSCNSALQSFKKGEKRFKAGEYQVAIENYEKAKAKNFAPARVNSAIAASYRLSNRIEKAAPYYQQAIAAGSKEDSVQFYYAYALKSQGKYKEAADQFEQYNKTGKNLKNKALARKEIENLPKVQQILDEKTFYEIENLSLLNTTASEYSPALQNENLIFSSSRKEKVYKATGTGFDGLYTYTLKSDSAGSNEIKPFSDKINLENVNEASPTFSKDGKTMIFARGNTGKKKGSQDVDLYISRFKDNQWTEPELLSVSDPEAWDACPALSTDGKTLYFASNRKNSLGGIDLYRATADGSGRFGRVTNMGAEINTAGNEMFPYVSDDGRLFFSSDGHPGLGRLDLFVANRKEGVITVKNMGVPMNSTSDDFGIVFKDALAGYFSSDREGGKGNDDIYSFMDKTPDYKIVNYFLAGITVTRDPQSKEEVILGNTKIRFMEGNKIIGETTTAEDGAFKFKVQESKNYTIIAEKSTYFTRREFFSMSGRTIPQELLIKPVTDTTFNIKVPLDKEEVNKVFVVDNIYYDLDQDKIRADAAEELDKLVDFLKDNPTIKIELGSHTDVRAADAYNMDLSQRRANSAVKYLIDNGIQASRITAKGYGETRLIVQDAQTEEDHQRNRRTEIKILEIGTR, encoded by the coding sequence ATGAGTTGTAATTCCGCCTTGCAGTCTTTTAAAAAGGGTGAGAAAAGATTTAAAGCAGGCGAATACCAGGTTGCCATTGAAAATTATGAAAAAGCCAAAGCAAAGAATTTTGCACCGGCCCGTGTAAATTCGGCTATCGCTGCATCGTACCGTTTATCTAACCGGATTGAAAAAGCCGCTCCTTATTATCAGCAGGCCATTGCTGCAGGCAGTAAAGAAGATTCTGTACAATTTTATTATGCCTACGCTTTAAAGTCGCAGGGAAAATACAAAGAAGCAGCAGATCAGTTTGAACAATATAACAAAACCGGCAAAAACCTGAAAAATAAGGCATTAGCCAGAAAAGAAATAGAAAACCTGCCTAAAGTTCAGCAGATTCTGGATGAGAAAACTTTTTATGAGATAGAAAACCTAAGCTTACTCAACACAACAGCTTCGGAATATTCTCCTGCTTTGCAGAACGAGAATCTGATTTTCTCTTCTTCCCGCAAAGAAAAAGTCTATAAAGCCACTGGAACTGGTTTTGATGGTTTGTATACCTATACCTTGAAAAGCGATTCAGCTGGTTCAAATGAAATAAAGCCCTTCAGCGATAAAATCAACCTCGAAAATGTGAATGAAGCTTCTCCTACCTTCTCTAAAGATGGGAAAACGATGATTTTCGCCAGAGGAAATACTGGAAAGAAAAAAGGTTCACAGGATGTGGATTTATACATTTCCCGTTTTAAAGACAATCAGTGGACAGAACCTGAATTACTTTCCGTAAGCGATCCAGAAGCATGGGACGCTTGTCCAGCATTGTCTACCGACGGAAAAACACTGTACTTTGCTTCTAATAGGAAAAATAGTCTGGGTGGTATCGATTTGTACAGAGCTACTGCAGATGGCAGCGGAAGATTTGGCAGAGTAACCAATATGGGCGCAGAAATTAATACAGCAGGCAATGAAATGTTTCCTTATGTATCTGATGATGGGCGTTTGTTCTTTTCTTCTGATGGCCATCCCGGATTAGGCAGGCTGGATTTATTTGTAGCCAATAGAAAAGAGGGAGTTATTACAGTTAAAAATATGGGCGTTCCCATGAACTCCACTTCTGATGACTTTGGAATCGTGTTTAAAGATGCCTTAGCGGGATACTTCTCCTCGGATAGGGAAGGTGGAAAAGGCAACGATGATATTTATTCTTTTATGGATAAAACGCCTGATTACAAAATTGTTAATTACTTTCTGGCAGGTATAACCGTAACCCGTGATCCGCAGAGTAAAGAAGAAGTGATTTTGGGTAACACAAAAATCAGGTTTATGGAGGGCAATAAAATTATTGGCGAAACCACAACGGCTGAAGATGGGGCCTTCAAATTTAAAGTGCAGGAAAGTAAGAACTATACTATCATTGCTGAAAAATCCACCTATTTCACCAGGAGGGAATTTTTCTCCATGTCAGGCCGGACCATACCACAGGAACTACTTATAAAACCAGTAACTGATACTACTTTTAATATTAAAGTACCTTTGGATAAAGAAGAAGTCAATAAAGTCTTTGTGGTAGATAATATTTACTATGACCTTGATCAAGATAAAATCCGGGCTGATGCGGCTGAAGAGTTAGATAAGCTGGTAGATTTCCTGAAAGATAATCCTACTATTAAAATTGAGTTAGGCTCTCATACTGACGTAAGAGCAGCAGATGCCTATAATATGGATCTTTCGCAACGCAGGGCTAATTCAGCGGTAAAATACCTGATTGATAATGGTATACAAGCCAGTAGAATTACGGCAAAAGGATACGGCGAAACCCGCTTGATCGTGCAGGATGCCCAGACAGAAGAAGACCATCAGAGGAACCGTAGAACAGAAATTAAGATTCTTGAAATTGGAACAAGGTAA
- a CDS encoding MFS transporter: MDININRRIAISSLFFLSGICFSSWASRIPDIKLALNLSEGELGGLLLGMPIGSFVALPLVSWLVDKIGSRRVVILAGILYPCVLPFIGLAPSFWVLAAILIVFGMCGNLLNISMNAQAIGVQKLYGKTILASFHGLWSLAGFTGGAIGALMIGQELPPLIHFIIVSVICYIIVAFAFRYTLKQESRKTQKGLFSQKPEPWLLRIGLISLCGMVCEGCMFDWSGVYFQKVVQAEEALITAGYIAFMSTMALGRFISDFLTDRLGAVKMLQISSALIFIGLLIAVIFPSLVPAIIGFFLVGFGVSSVIPLAYTIAGSRSSNISAGVAISIVSSVGYFGFLFGPPIIGFIAESFNLRVSFTCVALMGALIGLLAIKVKAYSPQRVGVVE; encoded by the coding sequence ATGGATATTAATATTAATAGAAGAATAGCAATTAGTAGTTTGTTTTTTTTGAGTGGCATCTGCTTCTCTAGTTGGGCTTCCCGGATTCCGGATATTAAACTTGCTTTAAACCTAAGTGAAGGAGAATTAGGAGGGCTTTTACTGGGAATGCCTATTGGTTCTTTTGTTGCTTTGCCCTTAGTTAGCTGGCTGGTAGATAAAATCGGTAGCCGGAGAGTAGTTATTTTAGCTGGTATCTTATATCCTTGTGTGCTTCCCTTTATTGGTCTGGCGCCCTCTTTCTGGGTGCTGGCAGCTATTCTTATTGTTTTTGGAATGTGTGGTAATCTGCTCAATATTTCTATGAATGCGCAGGCTATTGGGGTACAAAAATTATATGGCAAAACTATTTTGGCTTCGTTCCATGGGTTATGGAGCCTTGCCGGATTTACCGGTGGAGCCATTGGTGCACTTATGATTGGCCAAGAACTTCCTCCTCTGATCCATTTTATTATTGTTTCAGTAATTTGCTATATAATTGTGGCTTTTGCCTTTCGATACACGCTTAAACAGGAGAGCCGAAAAACTCAGAAAGGTTTGTTTTCTCAGAAACCTGAACCTTGGTTGCTCCGGATCGGCTTAATTTCTCTGTGTGGAATGGTATGTGAGGGATGTATGTTCGACTGGAGTGGCGTATATTTTCAAAAAGTAGTACAAGCTGAAGAAGCTTTAATAACAGCCGGGTATATTGCTTTTATGAGCACAATGGCACTAGGCAGATTTATCTCTGACTTTTTAACAGACCGCCTCGGTGCTGTTAAGATGCTACAAATCAGTAGTGCTTTAATTTTCATTGGCTTATTAATCGCTGTGATATTTCCATCATTGGTTCCAGCGATTATCGGTTTCTTTTTAGTAGGTTTTGGAGTTTCTTCTGTTATTCCTTTAGCATATACTATTGCGGGTAGCAGGTCCAGCAATATATCAGCAGGAGTAGCAATTTCAATCGTTTCGAGTGTAGGTTATTTTGGTTTTTTGTTTGGTCCTCCCATCATTGGATTTATTGCTGAAAGCTTCAATCTCAGGGTTTCTTTTACTTGTGTGGCACTGATGGGTGCACTTATTGGATTGCTGGCTATAAAAGTTAAGGCATATAGCCCGCAAAGGGTAGGAGTTGTAGAATGA
- a CDS encoding M1 family metallopeptidase, protein MKCTGLLYLLMLFIVPAQAQFTQSFTRYDSLRGSLTSARTCYDVVFYDLNLRVEPKERTIKGYNTIYYKTTADFNRLQVDLFRNMQISRILHHSEELKFERDSNAVFIKFPQIQKEGIIDSISIYYEGKPIIAANPPWDGGFSWEKDETGKDWIAVSCEGIGASLWWPNKDHLSDEPDSMRISCEVPTGLMCVGNGNLRSTTNLNDGYSKYSWFVSYPINNYNVSLNIASYTHFSDTYTAQDGEKLALDYYVLPYNENKARKQFGQVKPMLACYEKLFGKYPFWKDGFALVETPYLGMEHQSAVAYGNNYLPGYAGQDLSGTGIGLSFDYLIIHESGHEYWGNSVSAQDHAEMWIHESFCTYTEGLYLECMQNKEAAAKYIVGLRKAIENREPIIAPLQVNASGSSDMYFKGANVLHTLRNVIDNDKLWFEIIYGIAQEFKIKNTNTQEIVAFINAKTGKDYTYFFNQYLRHAEIPVLEYRLKPQGKKLTLEYKWTANVADFKMPVKIDMGNGKWITLTPTSQWQTLTQIGNANKFAVAMDLFYIQTKKAAN, encoded by the coding sequence ATGAAATGTACCGGCTTATTATATCTCCTGATGCTATTCATCGTTCCTGCACAAGCACAATTTACCCAGTCCTTTACTCGCTACGACAGCCTGCGAGGAAGCTTAACATCTGCCCGAACTTGTTATGATGTGGTATTCTACGACCTGAATCTGAGAGTAGAACCTAAAGAAAGAACTATCAAAGGGTACAATACCATCTATTACAAAACCACCGCTGATTTTAACCGCTTACAGGTAGATTTATTCCGCAATATGCAAATCAGCCGGATTTTGCACCATAGTGAGGAATTAAAATTTGAGCGGGATAGTAATGCTGTGTTTATAAAATTTCCACAAATCCAGAAAGAAGGGATTATAGATTCAATTTCCATTTATTACGAAGGCAAACCCATTATAGCGGCTAATCCACCCTGGGATGGAGGCTTTAGCTGGGAAAAAGACGAAACTGGTAAGGATTGGATAGCAGTTTCGTGCGAAGGAATTGGTGCCAGCTTATGGTGGCCCAACAAAGATCATCTTTCCGATGAGCCAGACAGCATGCGTATATCCTGTGAAGTTCCCACGGGATTGATGTGCGTTGGCAATGGAAATCTCCGCAGTACCACGAACCTCAACGATGGCTATTCAAAGTATAGCTGGTTTGTGAGTTATCCCATCAATAATTATAATGTTTCCCTAAACATTGCCAGTTACACTCATTTCTCAGACACCTATACCGCACAGGATGGCGAAAAACTGGCATTGGATTATTATGTGCTGCCCTATAATGAGAATAAAGCCCGTAAACAGTTTGGGCAGGTAAAACCTATGCTGGCTTGTTATGAGAAACTATTTGGCAAATATCCTTTCTGGAAAGACGGTTTTGCTCTGGTTGAAACACCTTATCTGGGAATGGAGCACCAGAGTGCAGTTGCGTATGGAAACAATTACCTGCCAGGATATGCAGGGCAGGACTTATCAGGTACTGGCATCGGCTTATCGTTTGATTATCTGATTATTCACGAATCTGGCCATGAATACTGGGGAAATAGTGTAAGTGCACAGGACCATGCCGAAATGTGGATTCATGAATCATTTTGTACCTATACAGAAGGCTTGTATCTGGAATGTATGCAAAATAAGGAAGCAGCCGCGAAATATATTGTGGGTTTACGAAAAGCCATTGAAAACCGGGAACCTATTATTGCTCCTCTGCAAGTGAATGCATCTGGCTCTAGTGATATGTATTTTAAAGGTGCCAATGTGCTGCATACACTCCGAAATGTGATTGATAATGATAAATTGTGGTTTGAGATTATATATGGAATTGCCCAGGAGTTTAAGATCAAAAACACGAATACGCAGGAAATTGTGGCTTTTATTAATGCCAAAACCGGAAAAGATTATACCTACTTTTTCAACCAGTATCTCCGCCATGCAGAGATCCCGGTATTAGAGTACCGTCTGAAACCGCAGGGTAAAAAATTAACACTGGAATACAAATGGACAGCGAATGTTGCTGATTTTAAAATGCCTGTAAAAATAGATATGGGAAACGGGAAATGGATTACCCTTACACCTACATCCCAATGGCAAACCCTTACTCAAATCGGCAATGCCAATAAATTCGCTGTTGCTATGGATTTATTTTATATTCAGACTAAGAAGGCAGCAAATTAA
- a CDS encoding type B 50S ribosomal protein L31, with protein sequence MKKDIHPKYNEVVFWDQSSDFKFKTRSTMTSSDTITWEDGKTYPVVKIEVSSESHPFYTGKNMLLDTAGRVEKFNRRYKK encoded by the coding sequence ATGAAAAAAGATATCCATCCCAAATACAATGAAGTAGTTTTCTGGGACCAGTCGAGTGATTTCAAGTTTAAAACCCGCTCTACCATGACCTCTTCCGATACCATTACCTGGGAAGATGGCAAAACTTATCCGGTAGTTAAAATAGAAGTAAGCTCAGAATCTCATCCGTTCTATACCGGCAAAAACATGCTTTTGGATACTGCTGGCCGTGTGGAGAAATTCAACAGACGTTACAAAAAATAA
- a CDS encoding IS5 family transposase, with translation MQEKFSALTDPEWEVIKEIIDNQRKIKHEKRVIINALLWLLTTGSQWRNMESKYPPWQTIYYHFRQWKKRGIIEELLAFLAGRERKKAGRQALPSVLAIDSQSVKIIQFTSQDKGIDGNKKVNGRKRHLAVDCLGIPWAVHITAANISDTTAGYELAAKLKGKSARLHTLKADNGYTETFVEEVKKQYGWSVEIVQKPESVKGFVPAGGRWVVERSYGWLNFKRRLSRDFEKSTESSEAMLQLAFIDTLLKRKTE, from the coding sequence ATGCAAGAAAAATTCTCTGCGCTCACTGACCCTGAATGGGAAGTTATCAAGGAAATAATTGATAACCAAAGAAAGATTAAACATGAAAAACGGGTGATAATCAATGCACTGCTTTGGCTGCTAACTACGGGCAGCCAATGGCGCAATATGGAAAGTAAGTACCCACCCTGGCAAACCATTTACTATCATTTCAGGCAGTGGAAAAAGCGGGGCATTATTGAAGAGTTGTTAGCTTTTTTAGCAGGCAGAGAAAGAAAAAAAGCAGGCAGACAAGCCCTGCCAAGCGTGTTGGCCATTGATAGCCAAAGTGTTAAGATTATACAATTTACCAGTCAGGATAAAGGCATAGATGGCAATAAAAAAGTGAATGGCAGAAAAAGACATCTGGCTGTGGACTGTTTAGGTATCCCCTGGGCGGTGCATATTACAGCTGCTAATATATCAGACACCACAGCAGGATATGAGTTAGCAGCTAAGTTGAAGGGCAAGTCCGCCCGCCTGCATACCCTGAAAGCAGATAATGGCTACACAGAGACTTTTGTGGAAGAAGTGAAAAAACAATATGGATGGAGTGTAGAAATTGTACAAAAGCCTGAAAGCGTGAAAGGCTTTGTCCCGGCAGGGGGCCGTTGGGTAGTGGAACGTAGCTACGGATGGCTCAATTTTAAGCGTAGGTTGAGCCGTGATTTTGAAAAAAGCACAGAAAGTTCGGAAGCCATGCTACAATTAGCCTTTATTGATACTCTGCTCAAAAGAAAAACCGAATAA
- a CDS encoding histone — protein MATSNTKSNKTTSSAKKATPAKKQIASSKVSTPKVKAAPAKKATATQAVAPKAGKKVEVSAKKSAPAKKATVTTKAASAKPAVAVKKATPAKKAAAPKVVKASKPATGTKKTVSVVKKATAKKVASPAKKAASPRVSAAK, from the coding sequence ATGGCAACTTCCAACACAAAGTCTAACAAGACAACTTCTTCTGCAAAGAAAGCTACACCTGCAAAAAAGCAAATTGCTTCTAGCAAGGTCAGCACTCCTAAAGTAAAGGCAGCTCCAGCAAAAAAAGCTACCGCTACACAAGCCGTAGCTCCAAAAGCTGGCAAAAAAGTAGAAGTATCAGCTAAGAAAAGTGCTCCAGCAAAAAAAGCTACAGTAACTACAAAAGCTGCGTCAGCAAAACCTGCTGTAGCTGTTAAGAAAGCAACTCCTGCTAAAAAAGCAGCTGCTCCAAAAGTAGTTAAAGCTTCTAAACCCGCTACTGGTACGAAAAAAACAGTAAGCGTGGTTAAAAAAGCAACTGCAAAAAAAGTAGCTTCTCCTGCTAAAAAAGCAGCCTCACCAAGAGTGAGCGCAGCTAAATAG
- a CDS encoding MltF family protein codes for MFKFKPAKYSFHFIVLCVLQVFSLGFSPQAMHSVRKSRKSKTSPIVRLHMPVTKVKKRSPLKDKKIKVLLDASLYSHSIYKGVLMGLDYELINLFAQENGLEVEAKIMKEAANMIDSLQDGEGDIIAFGYNVTPDRLEKVDFSIPVIDGKHCLVQRRNKATSIDSPAHLNGKIVMIRKNSCFKSTLESYAQSHNITLQIQEATETVTDEDLIQMVAKGKIDYTVTYDYIARNVGVFHDNINYSVALTKKLPVSWVVNKGSEDLLETLNQWIKKRRHSLEYNLIVQKYNDVSETRKATLRQNLPLAKAGSVSEYDGIIKKYAQQIQWDWKLIAALVFQESRFNPTAKSWVGATGLMQLMPVTAKELGLQVNQLTSPERNLQAGIKYLQWLEKSLQPHIHDKKELVKFVLASYNVGLGHVLDARRLAEKYHLNAQKWEGNVEQMLLKISKPEYYKDKVVKCGYCRGKEPVSYVKNILGYYNSYQNVAHQHD; via the coding sequence ATGTTTAAATTTAAACCGGCCAAGTACTCTTTTCATTTTATTGTTTTATGTGTGTTGCAAGTTTTCTCTTTAGGCTTTTCGCCTCAGGCAATGCATTCAGTACGTAAATCCAGGAAAAGCAAAACTTCTCCTATCGTGAGATTGCACATGCCGGTAACCAAAGTAAAAAAGCGCTCACCTCTGAAGGATAAAAAAATTAAAGTTTTATTAGATGCCAGTTTGTATAGCCATTCTATTTATAAAGGTGTGTTGATGGGTCTTGACTATGAACTTATCAATCTTTTTGCACAAGAAAATGGCCTGGAAGTAGAAGCAAAAATAATGAAAGAGGCAGCTAACATGATAGATAGTTTGCAAGATGGGGAAGGTGATATTATTGCTTTTGGATATAATGTAACTCCTGACAGGTTAGAAAAAGTAGACTTCAGCATTCCTGTAATTGATGGTAAACATTGCCTTGTACAACGTCGCAATAAGGCCACTTCTATAGATAGTCCGGCTCACTTGAATGGAAAAATAGTAATGATCCGCAAAAATTCCTGCTTTAAATCTACACTTGAATCCTACGCTCAAAGCCATAATATAACATTACAAATTCAGGAGGCTACTGAAACAGTTACAGATGAAGACCTGATACAAATGGTGGCTAAAGGCAAAATTGATTATACAGTTACATACGATTATATTGCCAGGAATGTGGGAGTATTTCACGACAATATTAATTATTCGGTAGCGCTCACAAAAAAATTACCTGTCAGCTGGGTAGTGAATAAAGGATCTGAAGATTTGCTGGAAACATTAAATCAATGGATAAAAAAGCGCAGACATAGCTTGGAATATAACCTGATTGTTCAGAAGTATAATGATGTATCTGAAACCAGAAAAGCAACTTTACGTCAGAATTTGCCACTTGCTAAAGCTGGTAGTGTATCAGAATATGATGGTATTATTAAGAAATATGCCCAGCAGATTCAATGGGATTGGAAACTGATCGCTGCCCTGGTATTTCAAGAATCAAGATTTAATCCGACAGCCAAATCATGGGTAGGCGCAACAGGACTTATGCAGCTTATGCCTGTAACTGCCAAAGAACTAGGTTTACAAGTTAATCAGCTCACTTCTCCGGAACGCAATCTGCAGGCTGGCATCAAATACCTGCAATGGCTCGAAAAAAGCTTACAGCCGCACATACATGATAAAAAAGAGCTTGTAAAATTTGTATTAGCTTCATACAATGTGGGATTAGGGCATGTTCTGGATGCCCGGCGGCTGGCCGAAAAGTATCATTTAAATGCTCAGAAGTGGGAAGGAAATGTAGAGCAGATGTTATTGAAAATTTCTAAACCTGAGTATTACAAGGATAAAGTAGTAAAATGTGGGTATTGCCGTGGTAAAGAGCCAGTTTCATATGTTAAAAATATACTTGGTTATTACAATTCCTATCAGAATGTAGCGCATCAGCACGATTAA